In the Sediminibacter sp. Hel_I_10 genome, one interval contains:
- a CDS encoding MlaD family protein has protein sequence MKISREVKTAILVISGIVLFVYLFNYLKGENLLDDSRIYYAVYDNVEGLAPSTPVTISGFNVGKVMDITFKGDGSAQLLVKIMIENDYEFSKNSKAELKDLGLIGGKGIEIIPVFDGAPTAESGDYLTATTKAGLTELVNKRLTPLQEKIEVVMTDADSLLTNVNEIFDEDTKTNLRTSIADLAATIAAFKTTSATLNKFMDGNQEKLASTISNFENTSDNFSKFSDSLADLRLAQTVKELQGTVASFDQLIANIENGEGTIGKLLKDEGLYDNLEGAAKQMEDLLQDLKLNPKRYVHFSVFGKKPKRYDADGNEIEEED, from the coding sequence TTGAAAATTTCAAGAGAAGTAAAAACGGCAATACTGGTGATATCAGGGATTGTTCTGTTTGTTTATTTATTCAATTATCTTAAAGGAGAAAATCTCTTGGACGATTCAAGAATCTACTATGCCGTTTATGATAATGTTGAAGGTCTTGCCCCATCGACACCAGTAACGATTAGTGGTTTTAACGTAGGCAAAGTTATGGACATCACCTTTAAAGGCGATGGCAGCGCGCAGCTTTTGGTCAAGATAATGATTGAAAATGACTATGAATTTTCTAAGAATAGCAAAGCAGAGCTTAAAGATCTAGGATTAATAGGAGGTAAGGGTATTGAAATTATTCCTGTTTTTGATGGTGCTCCTACGGCTGAGTCTGGAGATTATCTTACAGCTACAACTAAAGCTGGTTTGACAGAGTTGGTCAATAAGCGTCTAACACCACTTCAAGAAAAAATTGAAGTTGTAATGACTGATGCAGATTCATTATTAACAAATGTCAATGAGATTTTTGACGAAGACACAAAAACAAATCTTAGAACCAGCATAGCAGATTTAGCTGCAACTATTGCTGCTTTCAAAACAACTTCGGCCACCTTAAACAAGTTTATGGATGGCAATCAAGAAAAATTAGCGTCTACTATAAGTAATTTTGAAAATACTTCAGATAATTTTTCTAAATTTTCTGATAGTTTGGCAGACTTAAGATTAGCTCAAACTGTAAAAGAACTTCAAGGTACAGTGGCAAGTTTTGACCAATTAATTGCTAATATTGAAAATGGAGAAGGTACTATTGGTAAATTACTTAAAGACGAAGGATTGTATGACAATCTCGAAGGTGCCGCCAAACAAATGGAAGATTTACTTCAGGATTTAAAACTTAATCCGAAACGTTATGTTCATTTTTCAGTCTTCGGTAAAAAGCCAAAACGCTATGATGCTGATGGTAACGAAATTGAAGAAGAAGACTAA
- a CDS encoding (Fe-S)-binding protein: protein MAYLPQILFAIALIAGLGYFAFNVKKLRRNIKLGRTVDVSDDKSQRWKNMARIALGQSKMVTRPIAGFLHVIVYVGFVVINIEVLEIMIDGLLGTHRIFAPLGFTYDVLIGSFEILAFLVLVAVIVFWIRRNVIKIKRFISKDLKGWPKSDGNIILYFEVVLMCLFLTMNGADLQLQLNGADHYATAGSFPISQYLLPLFDGLSNATLIIVERTAWWLHILGILVFLNYLYFSKHLHILLAFPNTYYGRVKPQGQFENLEAVTNEVKLMMDPDADPFAAPDPATEDEADVPAKFGASDVQDLSWVNLLSAYTCTECGRCTSECPANQTGKKLSPRKIMMDTRDRLEEVGKNIDANKGAFKDDGKQLLNDYITTEELWACTSCNACVEACPVSISPLDIIMQMRQYLVMEQSAAPMELNNMMTNVENNGAPWPYNQMDRLNWKNEA from the coding sequence ATGGCTTACTTACCACAGATTTTATTTGCTATTGCTCTTATCGCAGGCTTAGGCTATTTTGCTTTTAATGTCAAAAAATTAAGACGAAACATTAAACTCGGTAGAACTGTTGATGTAAGTGATGATAAGTCACAGCGTTGGAAGAATATGGCCCGTATTGCGCTAGGTCAAAGTAAAATGGTTACGCGACCTATTGCAGGGTTTCTTCACGTTATTGTCTATGTTGGCTTTGTGGTCATCAATATTGAAGTGCTAGAAATTATGATTGATGGGCTATTGGGCACTCACCGTATTTTCGCTCCACTAGGTTTTACCTATGATGTTTTAATTGGCTCTTTTGAAATTCTAGCCTTTTTGGTTTTGGTGGCTGTCATCGTATTCTGGATACGGAGAAATGTCATTAAAATTAAACGGTTTATCAGTAAAGATCTTAAAGGCTGGCCTAAATCAGATGGAAATATCATTCTGTATTTTGAAGTAGTGCTCATGTGTCTATTTCTAACCATGAATGGTGCCGATTTACAATTACAACTTAATGGTGCAGACCATTATGCCACCGCAGGCTCATTTCCTATAAGTCAGTATTTATTGCCATTATTTGATGGTCTTTCTAACGCTACATTAATTATTGTAGAGCGCACAGCCTGGTGGTTACATATCTTAGGAATTTTGGTGTTTTTGAATTACCTCTATTTTTCAAAACATTTACACATTTTATTGGCTTTTCCAAATACATACTACGGAAGAGTTAAGCCTCAAGGGCAGTTTGAGAATTTAGAAGCGGTTACCAACGAGGTAAAATTAATGATGGATCCTGATGCTGATCCATTTGCAGCACCCGATCCTGCTACTGAAGACGAAGCAGATGTGCCTGCCAAATTTGGAGCCAGTGACGTCCAAGACTTAAGTTGGGTTAACTTATTGAGTGCTTACACCTGTACAGAGTGTGGTAGATGTACGAGTGAATGTCCTGCCAACCAAACCGGTAAAAAATTATCGCCTAGAAAAATCATGATGGATACCCGTGATCGTCTTGAGGAAGTAGGAAAAAATATAGATGCCAACAAAGGCGCTTTTAAGGACGACGGCAAACAACTATTAAACGATTATATTACTACCGAAGAGCTTTGGGCGTGTACCAGTTGTAACGCTTGTGTAGAGGCTTGTCCTGTAAGTATTAGTCCTTTGGATATTATCATGCAAATGCGACAGTACTTGGTCATGGAGCAAAGTGCTGCACCAATGGAGCTTAATAATATGATGACCAATGTAGAGAACAATGGTGCGCCTTGGCCATATAATCAAATGGATCGTCTCAATTGGAAAAATGAAGCATAA
- a CDS encoding phosphoheptose isomerase translates to MKREEADKLLHDKVEGGEKVSPVLPKGVKNYLIDIDGTITEDVPNEEPERMSTCEPYPDALATCNKWYDKGHMICFFTSRTEDHREVTEAWLKKHGFKFHSLLMGKPRGGNYHWIDNHLVKATRYQGKFTDLVNKNVTIEVFDDGHHD, encoded by the coding sequence ATGAAAAGAGAAGAAGCAGATAAATTATTGCACGACAAGGTTGAAGGTGGAGAGAAGGTAAGTCCGGTGCTACCAAAAGGCGTTAAGAATTACCTTATTGACATTGATGGGACCATTACAGAAGATGTTCCTAATGAAGAGCCAGAGCGCATGTCAACTTGCGAGCCTTATCCAGATGCGTTGGCTACCTGTAATAAATGGTACGATAAAGGACATATGATTTGTTTTTTTACCTCAAGAACCGAAGATCACCGTGAGGTAACTGAGGCTTGGCTTAAAAAACATGGTTTTAAATTTCATTCCCTTTTGATGGGCAAACCTAGAGGAGGAAATTACCATTGGATAGACAACCATTTGGTGAAAGCCACACGTTACCAAGGGAAATTTACAGATTTAGTCAATAAAAATGTGACCATCGAAGTATTTGATGATGGCCATCACGACTAA
- a CDS encoding (Fe-S)-binding protein, protein MSEQLRVPTMAEFMAEGKQPEVLFWVGCAGSFDDRAKKITKAFVRLLNKAKVDFAVLGTEESCTGDPAKRAGNEFLFQMQAVTNIEVLNAYEVKTIVTACPHCFNTIKNEYPGLGGNYKVMHHTQFLKSLLEDGRLTIEGGKFKGKRITFHDPCYLGRANNVYEAPRDLIRKLDAELIEMKSCKSRGLCCGAGGAQMFKDAELGDKEVNIARTEQALETQPEIIAAGCPFCNTMMTDGVKNKEKESEIAVMDIAELIANAQDL, encoded by the coding sequence ATGAGCGAACAACTGAGAGTACCCACGATGGCAGAGTTTATGGCAGAAGGAAAACAACCTGAAGTTTTATTTTGGGTAGGCTGTGCTGGAAGTTTTGATGATAGAGCTAAAAAAATCACTAAAGCTTTCGTGAGATTACTCAATAAAGCGAAGGTAGATTTTGCTGTTCTAGGAACCGAAGAAAGTTGTACAGGTGATCCTGCAAAACGCGCTGGGAATGAATTTTTATTTCAAATGCAGGCCGTTACAAACATAGAAGTGCTTAACGCCTATGAAGTTAAGACCATTGTAACCGCTTGTCCGCATTGTTTTAATACCATTAAAAATGAGTATCCAGGGCTTGGGGGTAATTATAAGGTGATGCACCATACGCAATTTTTAAAATCTTTATTAGAAGATGGTCGCCTCACCATTGAAGGTGGAAAATTTAAAGGAAAACGTATTACATTTCACGATCCATGCTACTTAGGAAGAGCGAATAACGTTTATGAAGCGCCTCGCGATCTTATTAGAAAGCTAGATGCCGAATTGATCGAAATGAAGAGTTGTAAATCTCGTGGACTTTGTTGTGGTGCTGGAGGAGCTCAAATGTTTAAGGACGCCGAGCTTGGTGATAAAGAAGTGAATATTGCCAGAACAGAACAAGCTTTAGAAACACAACCCGAAATTATTGCTGCAGGTTGTCCGTTTTGTAATACCATGATGACTGATGGTGTTAAGAATAAAGAAAAAGAAAGCGAAATTGCGGTAATGGATATTGCCGAATTAATCGCTAATGCTCAAGATTTATGA